From the genome of Nocardia sp. NBC_01503, one region includes:
- the eccA gene encoding type VII secretion AAA-ATPase EccA produces MSAIRQAQQIFDAGVLSLGLMVDGQQAAKNLEYARAAFRRATELDPEMCDAWLGRAAAGDLSQDVLRQLHRTSGTSLLREQRRLGLSPRQLAGRFQIGQYIDYPIASLTEIWLAQAMRLVEDREFDEAHRLLQELAERRRATPDDPDRAVDDKVCAYAWGVLYFTAQLWPDVMAVLAGSAEWQDQYMAAGAHVMVGTACAHLGLFGEATRRLELAERGPIPAARTAAMYCRGLALREQGNEDEARALFETVYTQVPDFEANSQAMRDPKFRIVVTTREQIESRTDRWDPASAPSLEDAAQEEQEHKAEVILAAARKELESQIGLGAVKVQVAKLQSSATMAKIRAEKGLNSMPRGQHLAFTGPPGTGKTTIARVVAKIYCGLGLLKTDKVVETKRSDFVGQHLGSTAIKANALIDSAMDGVLFVDEAYTLIQSGLSGGDAFGREAVDTLLARMENDRDRLVVIIAGYDGEIDRFLASNDGLASRFAKRVKFDSYTPDELCEIGGFIARKRDSTVADEAIELLRTACAELYEAERVDQSGLPRRGVDIAGNGRFIRNVIESAEEEREYRLAMDETLDPRGLDQETLMRIEAGDMSKALEAVLATLTG; encoded by the coding sequence AGCCAGGACGTGTTGCGCCAGTTGCACCGAACCTCGGGGACGTCGCTACTGCGCGAGCAGCGCCGCCTGGGGTTGTCGCCACGTCAGCTGGCGGGTCGGTTTCAAATCGGCCAGTACATCGACTATCCGATCGCGAGTCTGACCGAGATCTGGCTGGCGCAGGCCATGCGGCTGGTCGAGGACCGGGAGTTCGACGAGGCCCACCGGTTGTTGCAGGAGCTGGCCGAACGCCGCCGGGCGACGCCCGACGACCCGGACCGGGCCGTCGATGACAAGGTCTGCGCCTACGCGTGGGGGGTGCTGTACTTCACCGCCCAACTGTGGCCGGATGTGATGGCGGTGCTGGCCGGTTCGGCGGAGTGGCAGGACCAGTACATGGCCGCCGGCGCACATGTCATGGTCGGCACCGCCTGTGCGCATCTGGGTTTGTTCGGTGAGGCGACGCGGCGGCTGGAATTGGCTGAGCGGGGGCCGATTCCGGCCGCCCGCACCGCCGCGATGTACTGCCGCGGCCTGGCCCTGCGTGAGCAGGGCAATGAGGATGAGGCGCGGGCGCTGTTCGAGACCGTCTACACGCAGGTGCCCGATTTCGAGGCCAATTCCCAGGCGATGCGCGATCCCAAGTTTCGCATTGTGGTGACCACCCGCGAACAGATCGAATCCCGTACGGACCGTTGGGATCCGGCGTCGGCGCCGTCTCTCGAGGATGCGGCGCAGGAAGAGCAGGAGCACAAGGCCGAGGTGATTCTGGCCGCGGCGCGCAAGGAGTTGGAGTCGCAGATCGGGCTGGGCGCGGTCAAGGTCCAGGTCGCCAAGTTGCAGTCCTCGGCCACCATGGCCAAGATCCGGGCGGAGAAGGGCCTCAACAGCATGCCGCGCGGTCAGCATCTGGCCTTCACCGGTCCGCCGGGGACCGGTAAGACCACCATCGCGCGGGTGGTGGCCAAGATCTACTGCGGGTTGGGGCTGCTCAAGACCGATAAGGTGGTGGAGACCAAGCGCTCCGATTTCGTCGGCCAGCATCTGGGTTCGACCGCGATCAAAGCCAATGCGCTGATCGATTCGGCCATGGACGGTGTGCTCTTCGTCGATGAGGCGTACACGCTCATCCAGTCGGGTCTGTCCGGTGGGGACGCCTTCGGCCGCGAGGCGGTCGACACCCTGTTGGCGCGCATGGAGAACGATCGCGACCGCCTGGTGGTCATCATCGCCGGATACGACGGTGAGATCGACCGATTCCTGGCCAGCAACGACGGTTTGGCCTCGCGCTTCGCCAAACGCGTGAAATTCGACTCCTATACGCCGGATGAACTTTGCGAGATCGGCGGTTTCATTGCGCGCAAACGTGATTCGACGGTCGCCGACGAGGCGATCGAATTGCTGCGCACGGCCTGCGCCGAACTCTACGAGGCCGAGCGCGTCGACCAGAGTGGTCTGCCCCGCCGCGGCGTGGATATCGCGGGCAACGGCCGCTTCATCCGCAATGTCATAGAAAGCGCCGAGGAAGAGCGCGAATACCGTCTCGCCATGGACGAGACCCTGGACCCGCGCGGCCTGGACCAGGAAACGCTGATGCGGATCGAGGCGGGCGATATGAGCAAGGCGCTCGAGGCCGTGCTCGCCACCTTGACCGGCTGA
- a CDS encoding MAB_1171c family putative transporter, producing MTSSAPALIAWTVLGFSMIAVLFRLLWLFGSARSSERLVTYGLLLGTASGLLRERAVQDTLSGVLDIGFTRQLSTVVMVLTFVPLCLLAVSWSERWSEDAVRNTRYVWAAGYVSAVLMLIAGAHARSLGQYIDRTPGWQTPLYFAFFSLWCGFTGALMASTSIRELRAGDLRPLHRLTYLTITVIGLWALEEAVSILVSSVCAATGTGHAFVEFRFRANENNYIYLLAGGAIVAAGGVVAELARRLRIDPASRAVRQLYPMWADLVDACPEIPRPRAETRLPPRRRVHRTTVEIRDCLLVLGRFAEPVSAPGPAAEAEQIANALQRKRSGAEPGPYRRLQVSAPGRDIVDETRALRRIADHWAAPGPQYASSLSDGDTAR from the coding sequence GTGACCTCGTCCGCTCCGGCGCTCATCGCGTGGACGGTGCTCGGGTTCAGCATGATCGCCGTGCTGTTCCGACTGCTGTGGTTGTTCGGCAGTGCGCGGTCGAGTGAGCGGCTGGTCACCTACGGTCTGCTGCTGGGGACCGCCTCGGGGCTGCTGCGCGAGCGCGCGGTGCAGGACACGCTGTCGGGCGTGCTCGATATCGGATTCACCAGGCAGTTGTCGACGGTGGTGATGGTGCTGACCTTCGTGCCGCTGTGCCTGTTGGCGGTGTCCTGGTCCGAACGCTGGTCCGAAGACGCTGTTCGCAACACCCGATACGTCTGGGCCGCCGGATACGTCTCGGCGGTGCTCATGCTGATCGCCGGTGCGCACGCCAGATCTCTCGGCCAATACATCGACCGGACACCAGGCTGGCAAACCCCGCTCTACTTCGCCTTCTTCTCCCTCTGGTGCGGATTCACCGGCGCGCTGATGGCCTCCACCAGTATTCGCGAACTGCGCGCCGGTGACCTGCGCCCGCTGCACCGCCTCACCTATCTGACCATCACCGTGATCGGCCTCTGGGCGCTCGAGGAGGCGGTCTCGATCTTGGTCAGCTCGGTCTGCGCCGCGACCGGCACCGGACACGCCTTCGTCGAATTCCGTTTCAGGGCAAACGAAAACAACTACATCTACCTGCTGGCCGGTGGTGCGATCGTCGCCGCGGGCGGGGTGGTGGCCGAGTTGGCGCGCCGACTGCGCATCGATCCGGCCTCGCGCGCCGTGCGGCAGCTGTACCCGATGTGGGCGGACCTGGTCGATGCCTGTCCCGAGATTCCGCGCCCGCGCGCGGAGACGCGCCTGCCCCCGCGCCGGCGCGTGCATCGTACGACCGTCGAGATCCGCGATTGCCTGCTGGTGCTGGGCCGTTTCGCCGAGCCCGTATCCGCGCCGGGCCCCGCGGCCGAGGCCGAGCAGATCGCGAATGCCTTGCAGCGCAAGCGATCCGGCGCCGAGCCCGGCCCGTATCGGCGACTGCAGGTCTCCGCACCCGGCCGCGATATCGTCGATGAGACGCGTGCGCTGCGCCGGATAGCCGATCACTGGGCCGCTCCCGGTCCCCAATACGCCAGCTCCCTATCGGATGGAGACACCGCACGATGA
- a CDS encoding cytochrome P450: MTITTPNSGRIRAKDRVLPHPPYRLPVLGDVWDLHVTDSSQWGMRGAQKYGDIYERNIFGARVTYVSSPELLREINDDAKWAKFLGIPIRDLRTVARDGLFTAHNSEPNWAKAHAILAPSFTAPAMRSYHATMRECAAELIEHWDGRAGEWIDIPSDTNKVALEVIGRTGFGYSFDSFDRTDEHPIVAAMLRALTYINRAAYSHPVLERTVFREQRAQHLADVEFVNREVDAIIARRRSEGAGGHEDLLERMLTAEDPETGEPLDAQNIRHQILTFLAAGHETSAGVMAFALHYLSVNPEIADRARAEIDQVWTGEELRSEEVAKLRYVRRVVDESLRLWPTAPGYFRKANADTMLGGEYPFEKGEWVFIVLLQLHRHRLWGDDPEAFDPDRFLPERVRARHPELYRPFGVGMRACIGRQFAYHEIVLVLATMLRNYDLEPDPNYRLKVKETITLKPDQLRLRVTRRG; the protein is encoded by the coding sequence ATGACCATCACCACGCCGAATTCGGGCCGGATCAGAGCCAAGGATCGGGTGCTGCCGCATCCGCCGTATCGCCTTCCGGTACTCGGCGATGTCTGGGATCTGCATGTCACCGACTCGAGTCAGTGGGGTATGCGCGGGGCGCAGAAGTACGGGGATATCTACGAGCGCAATATCTTCGGCGCCCGGGTGACCTATGTGAGCTCACCGGAGCTGCTGCGCGAGATCAATGACGACGCCAAATGGGCCAAGTTCCTTGGCATCCCGATTCGCGATCTGCGCACGGTGGCCCGCGACGGCCTGTTCACCGCGCATAACAGCGAACCGAATTGGGCCAAGGCGCATGCGATTCTGGCTCCGTCGTTCACCGCGCCCGCCATGCGGAGCTATCACGCCACCATGCGCGAGTGCGCGGCGGAATTGATCGAGCATTGGGATGGTCGCGCGGGGGAGTGGATCGATATCCCCAGCGATACCAACAAGGTGGCGCTGGAGGTGATCGGGCGCACGGGTTTCGGCTACTCCTTCGACTCGTTCGACCGCACCGATGAGCATCCCATCGTGGCCGCGATGCTGCGCGCGCTGACCTACATCAATCGTGCCGCGTATTCGCATCCGGTGTTGGAGCGCACCGTGTTTCGCGAGCAGCGCGCCCAGCATCTGGCCGATGTCGAGTTCGTCAACCGCGAGGTCGACGCGATCATCGCGCGGCGGCGGAGCGAGGGTGCGGGCGGGCATGAGGATCTACTGGAGCGCATGCTCACCGCGGAAGATCCGGAGACCGGCGAACCCCTGGACGCGCAGAATATCCGCCATCAGATCCTGACGTTCCTGGCCGCCGGTCACGAGACATCCGCCGGTGTAATGGCTTTCGCGCTGCATTACCTCTCGGTGAATCCCGAGATCGCCGACCGCGCCCGAGCGGAGATCGACCAGGTCTGGACCGGCGAGGAGCTGCGGTCCGAGGAGGTCGCCAAGCTGCGCTATGTGCGACGCGTTGTCGACGAATCATTGCGGCTGTGGCCGACCGCGCCTGGTTACTTCCGAAAAGCCAACGCGGACACCATGCTCGGCGGCGAATACCCGTTCGAGAAGGGTGAGTGGGTCTTCATCGTCCTGCTGCAACTGCACCGGCACCGGCTGTGGGGTGATGATCCCGAAGCCTTCGATCCCGATCGCTTTCTCCCCGAACGTGTTCGGGCCCGGCATCCGGAGCTGTACCGGCCCTTCGGCGTGGGTATGCGCGCCTGTATCGGCCGCCAGTTCGCGTACCACGAGATCGTGCTCGTACTCGCGACGATGCTGCGCAATTACGATCTGGAACCCGATCCGAACTATCGGCTGAAGGTCAAGGAGACGATCACTCTGAAGCCGGATCAGTTGCGGCTGAGAGTGACTCGCCGCGGGTAG
- a CDS encoding glyceraldehyde-3-phosphate dehydrogenase produces the protein MTTDSLDRWNAHEASAEAMIPIIGRLYREKGVTILLHSRSLVNKSVISILRTHRFARQIEGEELSIEETLPFLEALTQLDLGPSKVDLGRLVMAYRVDTRGLSIPEFTAAVLADITGDNKAEPQGPRDVVLYGFGRIGRLVTRLLIEKTGSGNGLNLRAVVVRKGGEDDLTKRASLLRRDSVHGQFNGTIKVDVENDTIIANGNVIKFIYSNDPTTIDYTEFGIDNAILIDNTGKWRDRQGLSQHLRPGIAKVLLTAPGKGDVPNIVHGVNHLSLELSEQIVSCASCTTNAIVPPLKAMDDEYGITRGHVETVHSFTNDQNLLDNYHPADRRGRSAPFNLVLTETGAASAVAKAMPDFKAKITGNSIRVPTPDVSVAILNLQLKREVTKAEVLDYLRQMSLSGPLSRNLDYTAATDVVSSDFIGSRAASIVDANATIVDGDTAILYLWYDNEFGYSCQVVRTVQYISGIEYPTYPHLGAQDAAEALAPVAG, from the coding sequence TTGACTACCGACTCTCTTGACCGCTGGAATGCCCACGAGGCATCCGCGGAGGCGATGATTCCGATCATCGGAAGGCTGTACCGCGAGAAGGGGGTCACCATCCTCCTGCACAGCCGCTCGCTGGTGAACAAATCGGTGATCAGCATTCTGCGCACGCACCGCTTCGCCCGCCAGATCGAGGGCGAGGAGCTGTCCATCGAGGAGACGCTGCCCTTCCTCGAGGCGCTCACGCAACTGGATCTGGGGCCGTCCAAGGTTGATCTGGGTCGCCTGGTCATGGCGTATCGCGTTGATACGCGCGGACTTTCGATTCCCGAGTTCACCGCCGCCGTGCTGGCCGATATCACCGGCGACAACAAGGCCGAGCCGCAGGGGCCGCGCGATGTGGTGCTCTACGGTTTCGGCCGGATCGGCCGGCTGGTCACTCGGTTGCTGATCGAGAAGACCGGTTCGGGCAATGGCCTGAATCTGCGGGCCGTGGTGGTGCGCAAGGGCGGTGAAGACGATCTGACCAAGCGGGCGTCGCTGCTGCGCCGGGATTCGGTGCACGGTCAGTTCAACGGCACCATCAAGGTCGATGTCGAGAATGACACGATCATCGCCAATGGCAATGTCATCAAGTTCATCTACAGCAATGATCCGACGACGATCGACTACACCGAGTTCGGGATCGACAATGCCATTCTGATCGACAACACCGGCAAATGGCGTGACCGCCAAGGGCTTTCGCAGCATCTGCGGCCCGGTATCGCGAAGGTGCTGCTCACCGCGCCGGGTAAGGGTGATGTGCCGAATATCGTGCACGGCGTGAATCACCTGTCGCTCGAGCTGTCCGAGCAGATCGTCTCCTGCGCCTCGTGCACGACCAATGCCATTGTGCCGCCGTTGAAGGCGATGGATGACGAGTACGGCATCACCCGCGGTCACGTGGAGACGGTGCACTCGTTCACCAATGATCAGAACCTGCTGGACAACTACCATCCGGCTGATCGCCGCGGCCGGTCCGCGCCGTTCAACCTGGTGCTCACCGAAACCGGCGCAGCCTCCGCGGTCGCGAAGGCCATGCCGGACTTCAAGGCCAAGATCACCGGAAACTCGATTCGCGTTCCCACGCCGGATGTTTCGGTCGCGATCCTGAATCTGCAGCTGAAGCGTGAGGTCACCAAGGCCGAGGTGCTGGACTACCTCCGGCAGATGTCGCTGTCGGGCCCGTTGAGCCGCAATCTCGACTACACCGCAGCCACCGATGTGGTCTCCAGCGATTTCATCGGTTCGCGCGCGGCCTCGATCGTCGACGCCAATGCCACCATCGTCGACGGCGACACCGCGATCCTGTATCTCTGGTACGACAACGAATTCGGCTACTCCTGCCAGGTGGTGCGCACCGTGCAGTACATCTCCGGTATCGAGTACCCGACCTACCCGCACCTGGGCGCACAGGACGCCGCCGAGGCGCTCGCCCCGGTCGCCGGATAG
- a CDS encoding winged helix-turn-helix transcriptional regulator, protein MALVIPDVLTESCATRQALERLAAKWRILLIYALLDGPHRPADLRRRLPDITQKVLTETLRGMIDDGLVERHVYKQTAPQHVEYQLTELGKSLQQPLAAICEWAVASAPD, encoded by the coding sequence ATGGCACTGGTCATTCCGGATGTGCTCACGGAGTCGTGTGCCACCCGGCAGGCGCTGGAGCGGCTGGCCGCCAAATGGCGGATCCTGCTGATCTACGCGCTGCTCGATGGTCCGCATCGCCCCGCGGACCTGCGCCGCCGGCTACCGGACATCACGCAGAAGGTGCTCACCGAGACCCTGCGCGGGATGATCGACGACGGTCTGGTGGAGCGGCATGTGTACAAGCAGACCGCTCCCCAGCATGTCGAATATCAGCTGACCGAACTCGGCAAATCCCTCCAGCAGCCGCTGGCCGCCATCTGCGAATGGGCGGTCGCGTCCGCGCCGGACTGA
- a CDS encoding serine/threonine-protein kinase: MGLRPGEDFAGFAIERLLGSGGMGAVYLAKHPRLRRRVALKVLADTFTSDPKTRNAFDREATLAAGLEHPNIVAVYDRSAVDDAALWLAMRYIDGGDAAGLLGKSPQGLEPVRAVRLVADAAHALDYAHGRGVLHRDVKPANLLIENDRRAGERAVLTDFGIARTLDDTVTLSGIAATFAYAAPERFGEAVADHRADIYSLGCTLFQLLTGQPPFVRRDQAAVIGAHLAAPPPSPRELRAELPAELDAVIATALAKSPGDRYPTCTALAEAAARALPAAAVTARLEKPRPVEISRRVEPEGVSAVDAAMPPAPPLPRLESGPARPAVSVPGRESDPAPVVAPLPWRGNSTGRRRVAVVAGLLVTGASVAVGGTLALRGGAESPASTPGLTTSAVVSQQVTPTTAPIPVNQQPTTTPPPVETPAPDIAEPPAEQPQYSAPVTRAQSPAAQIPVAPPVVPQTRAHQFGE; encoded by the coding sequence GTGGGATTGCGGCCGGGGGAGGATTTCGCGGGGTTCGCCATCGAGCGGCTGCTCGGGTCGGGCGGGATGGGGGCGGTATATCTGGCGAAGCATCCGCGGTTGCGGCGGCGGGTGGCGTTGAAGGTGCTCGCCGATACGTTCACCTCGGATCCCAAGACGCGCAATGCCTTCGATCGGGAGGCGACGCTCGCGGCCGGGTTGGAGCATCCGAATATCGTTGCGGTGTATGACCGGAGTGCCGTTGATGATGCGGCGCTGTGGCTGGCTATGCGGTATATCGACGGCGGGGATGCGGCTGGGCTGTTGGGGAAGTCTCCGCAGGGGCTCGAGCCGGTGCGGGCGGTGCGGTTGGTCGCCGATGCTGCGCACGCACTGGATTACGCGCATGGGCGGGGTGTGCTGCATCGGGATGTGAAGCCCGCCAATCTGTTGATCGAGAATGATCGGCGGGCGGGGGAGCGGGCGGTGCTCACCGATTTCGGGATCGCGCGCACCTTGGATGACACGGTCACGCTCTCCGGGATCGCCGCCACCTTCGCCTATGCCGCGCCGGAGCGGTTCGGGGAGGCGGTCGCCGATCATCGGGCCGATATCTATTCGCTGGGCTGCACGCTGTTTCAACTGTTGACGGGGCAGCCGCCGTTCGTGCGCCGGGATCAGGCCGCGGTGATCGGTGCGCATCTGGCCGCACCACCGCCCTCGCCACGCGAGTTGCGGGCCGAGCTGCCCGCCGAATTGGATGCGGTGATCGCCACCGCGCTGGCCAAGTCGCCGGGGGACCGGTACCCGACGTGTACCGCGCTCGCCGAGGCGGCGGCGCGAGCGCTCCCGGCGGCCGCTGTCACGGCGCGTCTGGAAAAGCCACGGCCGGTGGAGATTTCGAGACGGGTGGAGCCCGAGGGAGTGTCGGCGGTCGATGCGGCGATGCCGCCCGCACCGCCGCTGCCGCGGCTGGAGTCCGGGCCGGCGCGCCCGGCTGTCTCTGTGCCGGGGCGCGAGTCCGATCCCGCCCCCGTGGTCGCCCCTCTGCCGTGGCGCGGGAACTCGACCGGTCGCCGCCGGGTCGCCGTGGTGGCAGGTCTGCTCGTGACCGGTGCGAGCGTGGCGGTCGGCGGGACACTCGCGCTGCGCGGCGGCGCGGAATCGCCTGCCTCGACACCCGGCCTGACCACCTCCGCCGTTGTGTCACAGCAGGTTACGCCGACCACCGCGCCGATTCCGGTCAACCAGCAGCCGACCACCACGCCGCCACCGGTCGAGACCCCGGCACCGGATATCGCAGAGCCGCCCGCCGAACAACCGCAGTACTCGGCCCCCGTCACCCGGGCGCAGAGTCCCGCCGCCCAGATTCCGGTGGCTCCGCCGGTGGTTCCGCAGACGCGGGCGCATCAGTTCGGCGAATGA
- a CDS encoding DUF4189 domain-containing protein, with amino-acid sequence MKYTAVTLISASGMLGIGTAHAAGDLYGAIAVGGFRVGEAFDYPTQYAADQAALETCRNQNATGTCSIATRIHNECGVVVERDAKTLFGSSPWYMSGNGPTPAAAEADARKKFGVDTTQPMPMLGGVLEPGVVLDTICTSNAG; translated from the coding sequence ATGAAATACACTGCCGTCACCCTGATTTCGGCCAGCGGAATGCTCGGCATCGGCACCGCGCACGCGGCCGGTGATCTGTACGGCGCGATCGCCGTCGGCGGATTCCGCGTCGGCGAGGCCTTCGACTACCCGACCCAGTACGCCGCGGACCAGGCCGCCCTGGAGACGTGCCGGAACCAGAACGCGACCGGCACCTGCTCGATCGCGACGCGAATTCACAATGAGTGCGGTGTCGTGGTCGAGCGCGACGCCAAAACGCTGTTCGGCTCGTCACCCTGGTACATGTCCGGGAACGGTCCCACCCCCGCCGCCGCGGAGGCCGACGCGCGCAAGAAGTTCGGCGTGGACACCACCCAGCCGATGCCGATGCTCGGCGGAGTGCTGGAGCCCGGCGTCGTGCTGGACACCATCTGCACCTCCAACGCCGGTTGA
- a CDS encoding DUF4189 domain-containing protein, whose translation MTLLGKSALAMVIPAAGVLVAAGGGTAHASGNLYGAFAAGINTVSHAVDYPTQAAADDAAIEMCGGKTWCTIKLRLQNDCGSVAEWGSIGAWGNQPIYYYGTGATAADAEQMAISQVPQSSWLGGTLIGIFWGSSMRTSPFIKDTACTANAR comes from the coding sequence ATGACACTGTTGGGAAAGTCCGCGCTGGCCATGGTTATTCCGGCCGCGGGCGTGCTCGTCGCCGCGGGAGGCGGCACCGCGCACGCGAGCGGAAATCTGTACGGGGCATTCGCCGCGGGGATCAATACGGTCTCCCACGCGGTCGACTATCCGACCCAGGCCGCCGCGGACGATGCCGCCATCGAGATGTGCGGCGGGAAGACCTGGTGCACAATCAAATTGCGGCTCCAGAACGACTGCGGCTCGGTGGCCGAATGGGGTTCGATCGGCGCATGGGGCAATCAGCCGATCTACTACTACGGCACGGGCGCCACTGCCGCCGACGCCGAACAGATGGCGATCTCGCAGGTGCCGCAGTCGAGCTGGCTGGGTGGCACCCTGATCGGAATCTTCTGGGGCAGCTCGATGCGCACCAGCCCGTTCATCAAGGACACCGCCTGCACCGCGAACGCCCGATGA
- a CDS encoding cytochrome P450 produces MIGARYWVRWLVEQGAPRYGIRLQTLRDDPLAELMGSVAGLRDPFPPIEKLRARGRLVSSPIAWGTADYEICRSILRDGNWGVYGITGFERTGVVRKIADSAPIPPNPVEKPSMLLSDPPDHTRLRKSVSKAFTPRAVGRLRDRVESVTAELLDALPSDGSADLIHDFAAHVPIAIISEMLGFPDESRDTFLAWGDVVSPMLDIGISWSQWRNAVVSMRGMDGYLDEHIARLRAQPREDILSSLVAAGDLTDGELKSAATLLMGAGFETAVNLIGNGVVHLLSNSEQLAVLRAEPELWPNAVEEMLRFEAPIQAAARLALSDTEIAGVKLKKGSLVVMSLGGANRDPAVFENPNVFDVTRSNAKDHLSFSSGIHACLGASLARMEGIYALRALFERFPNLTLTDEPTRRPLFTLRGYSSMPAHLGQRAHVTT; encoded by the coding sequence ATGATCGGTGCGCGGTACTGGGTGCGGTGGCTGGTAGAGCAGGGTGCGCCGAGGTATGGGATCAGGTTGCAGACGCTGCGCGATGATCCGCTCGCGGAGTTGATGGGGAGTGTTGCGGGGCTGCGGGATCCATTCCCGCCGATCGAGAAATTGCGGGCGCGCGGGCGCTTGGTATCGAGTCCGATCGCCTGGGGGACAGCGGATTACGAGATCTGCCGGTCGATTCTGCGGGATGGCAATTGGGGCGTGTACGGGATCACCGGGTTCGAGCGCACAGGGGTGGTGCGCAAGATCGCCGACAGCGCGCCGATTCCGCCCAATCCGGTGGAGAAGCCATCCATGCTGCTCAGCGATCCGCCCGATCACACGCGGTTACGCAAATCGGTGTCGAAGGCGTTCACGCCCAGAGCCGTTGGGCGGCTGCGGGATCGGGTGGAGTCCGTGACCGCCGAGTTGCTCGACGCGCTGCCTTCGGACGGGTCGGCGGACTTGATCCACGATTTCGCGGCGCATGTGCCGATCGCCATCATCTCCGAGATGCTCGGATTCCCGGATGAGTCCAGGGATACCTTCCTGGCCTGGGGTGATGTGGTGAGCCCGATGTTGGATATCGGGATCTCCTGGTCGCAGTGGCGTAATGCCGTGGTCTCCATGCGCGGCATGGACGGCTATCTCGACGAGCACATCGCCCGGCTGCGGGCGCAGCCGCGCGAGGACATTCTGAGCAGCCTGGTCGCCGCCGGTGATCTCACCGACGGTGAACTCAAATCGGCGGCGACGCTGCTCATGGGCGCGGGCTTCGAGACCGCGGTCAATCTCATCGGAAACGGTGTGGTGCACCTGCTTTCGAATTCCGAGCAACTGGCGGTCCTACGCGCGGAGCCGGAGCTGTGGCCCAATGCGGTGGAGGAGATGCTCCGCTTCGAGGCCCCGATTCAGGCGGCGGCGCGACTTGCCCTGTCCGATACCGAGATCGCGGGTGTGAAGTTGAAGAAGGGCAGCCTGGTGGTGATGTCACTGGGTGGTGCGAATCGGGATCCGGCGGTATTCGAGAATCCGAATGTCTTCGATGTCACCCGCTCGAATGCCAAAGACCATTTGTCGTTTTCGAGTGGTATCCACGCCTGTCTGGGTGCGAGCCTGGCGCGCATGGAGGGCATCTACGCGCTGCGCGCGCTCTTCGAACGCTTCCCGAATCTGACACTCACCGATGAGCCGACCCGGCGTCCGCTGTTCACCCTGCGCGGATACTCCAGCATGCCTGCGCATTTGGGTCAGCGCGCCCACGTCACCACCTAG
- a CDS encoding cutinase family protein, with protein MKTVCAAAASTVAIAAGLLSAGTPEAGATPGCPDLNVVAVPGTWETTRDDSHPTGMLSVVTRGLPGNVRTDYVGYAATALPWEGEVYGRSKREGVANARALIADMAARCSATRFALIGYSQGADAAGDLAAEIGTGHGVVPPERVVGVGLISDPRRSPTDALVGPPVPGTGAGGARIGGFGWLSQNVRTFCAAGDLYCSVPVDDLAGRFAGFMTQLSAPDPLQIGNYALTMQSILGEALLPGWSAIMSAPPDNPSGEQWTRQVQQFLTSGVHQSYPRYVVDGNGATATVWLHNWLMDMAQP; from the coding sequence TTGAAGACAGTATGTGCCGCCGCCGCGTCGACCGTGGCTATAGCGGCAGGGTTACTGTCCGCCGGAACCCCGGAGGCGGGCGCCACGCCCGGCTGCCCGGATTTGAATGTGGTGGCCGTGCCCGGCACCTGGGAAACCACCCGTGATGATTCCCATCCGACCGGAATGCTCTCTGTCGTTACCCGCGGGCTACCCGGAAACGTGCGTACCGATTATGTGGGGTACGCGGCCACCGCGCTGCCGTGGGAGGGCGAGGTGTACGGGCGCTCCAAACGAGAGGGCGTCGCCAATGCCCGCGCCCTGATCGCCGATATGGCGGCCCGGTGCAGCGCAACGCGATTCGCGCTGATCGGGTACAGCCAGGGCGCGGATGCCGCCGGTGATCTGGCCGCCGAGATCGGCACCGGACACGGCGTGGTTCCGCCCGAGCGCGTGGTCGGGGTCGGGTTGATCTCTGATCCGCGCCGCTCCCCCACCGATGCGCTGGTCGGGCCACCGGTCCCGGGCACGGGCGCGGGTGGGGCGCGGATCGGCGGCTTCGGCTGGCTGAGCCAGAATGTGCGAACCTTCTGCGCTGCGGGCGACTTGTATTGTTCGGTGCCGGTCGATGATCTCGCCGGACGATTCGCCGGATTCATGACGCAGCTGTCCGCACCCGATCCGCTGCAAATCGGCAATTACGCGCTGACCATGCAGTCGATCCTCGGGGAGGCATTGCTGCCGGGCTGGTCGGCGATTATGTCCGCGCCGCCGGACAATCCGTCCGGTGAGCAGTGGACGCGGCAGGTGCAGCAGTTCCTCACCTCCGGTGTACACCAGTCGTATCCGCGGTATGTGGTGGACGGCAATGGCGCGACCGCGACCGTATGGCTGCACAACTGGCTGATGGATATGGCACAGCCCTGA